DNA sequence from the Pseudomonadota bacterium genome:
GTGGCACAATATGAAAAAACCATCCAGACAGCCTTCAGGGAAGTGGCTGATACCTTGGCTGTCAGGGGTACGGTTGAGGAGCAGCTATTGGCGCAGCAATCCCTGGTGGATGCTCTTGCAGCAACCTACCGCCTCGCCAATGCACGTTATACAAAGGGGATTGATAGTTACCTGGGTGTCCTTGATGCGCAGCGCTCCCTCTATGCAGCACAGCAGGGGCTAGTTGCCACCCGCCTCTCCCTGATCACCAATCTGGTGACGCTTTACAAGGTGCTGGGTGGGGGTAATTGTGCCAGCGGGCCATAGTGGTAAGGAACGTCATTGTGCTCATGGACTATACCAAGCAACTGAGTGGGGTGCTAAGAAAAAAACCCTAAAAAGGGAAGCTGTTTTGGAAAAGGAAAGTATAATAAAAGATGTACAACTGGTGGCCTCTTGGCCTCCCTCCT
Encoded proteins:
- a CDS encoding TolC family protein, with protein sequence VAQYEKTIQTAFREVADTLAVRGTVEEQLLAQQSLVDALAATYRLANARYTKGIDSYLGVLDAQRSLYAAQQGLVATRLSLITNLVTLYKVLGGGNCASGP